From a single Solanum dulcamara chromosome 4, daSolDulc1.2, whole genome shotgun sequence genomic region:
- the LOC129884804 gene encoding bax inhibitor 1-like, which yields FSEATNAVKASFKRNWRREDLTNKGRIPLYAHKCLKKIYLTLFCALLSFTIGSYFHFIWDSGGLFTVLTAAGTILLLFTTSPLAVRMKVLLLMTAAYSIGALVTKYHNGKTQKMLNIVQISIVVRNLNFHRL from the exons ttctcAGAGGCGACGAATGCTGTGAAAGCTTCCTTCAAAAggaattggagaagagaagaCCTAACGAATAAAGGGAGAATTCCCCTATACGCTCACAAATGCTTGAAAAAA ATATATCTTACCCTCTTCTGTGCCCTGTTGAGCTTTACTATTGGATCCTACTTCCATTTCATTTGGGACTCCGGGGGCTTGTTTACTGTCCTTACTGCTGCTGGAACTATTCTCCTCCTTTTCACTACATCGCCATTAGCAGTG AGGATGAAGGTTTTATTGTTGATGACTGCTGCCTATTCCATAGGGGCTTTGGTTACCAAATATCACAATGGTAAGACTCAAAAGATGCTAAACATTGTTCAGATTTCTATCGTTGTAAGGAACCTGAATTTTCATCGACTTTGA